One Janthinobacterium sp. TB1-E2 genomic region harbors:
- the rpsA gene encoding 30S ribosomal protein S1, producing the protein MSTVTTNESTGMESFAALFEESLSRQDMRSGEVISAEVVRLDHNFVIVNAGLKSEAFIPVEEFKNDHGELEVKVGDFVSVAIESLENGFGDTILSRDKAKRLASWLALEKAMESGEIVVGTVNGKVKGGLTVLTNGIRAFLPGSLVDTRPVKDTTPFEGKTLEFKVIKLDRKRNNVVLSRRAVIEASMGEERQKLMETLKEGTVVTGVVKNITDYGAFVDLGGIDGLLHITDLAWRRVRHPSEVLTVGQEITAKVLKYDQEKNRVSLGVKQLGDDPWTGLSRRYPQSTRLFGKVTNLTDYGAFVEVEQGIEGLVHVSEMDWTNKNVAPNKVVQLGDEVEVMVLEIDEERRRISLGMKQCKANPWDDFGVTHKKGDKVRGAIKSITDFGVFIGLAGNIDGLVHLSDLSWTETGEEAVRRFKKGDELEAIVLAIDVERERVSLGVKQLEGDPFNNFAAMNDKGSLVTGTVKSVEPKGAVIQLSEEVEGYLRASEISRDRVEDAGTHLKVGDTVEAMVLNIDRKARGIQLSIKAKDNVETQEAMQKMAATDNNAASGTTSLGALLKAKFDNKN; encoded by the coding sequence ATGTCTACTGTTACAACTAACGAATCTACCGGTATGGAAAGTTTTGCTGCGCTCTTCGAGGAATCGTTGTCGCGTCAAGATATGCGCTCCGGCGAAGTTATTTCCGCTGAAGTCGTGCGCCTCGACCACAATTTCGTGATCGTGAACGCTGGCCTCAAATCCGAAGCATTCATCCCTGTCGAAGAATTCAAGAACGACCACGGCGAACTGGAAGTCAAAGTTGGTGACTTCGTTTCCGTGGCGATCGAATCGCTGGAAAATGGTTTCGGCGATACCATCCTGTCGCGCGATAAAGCCAAGCGTCTGGCTTCGTGGCTGGCTCTGGAAAAAGCGATGGAATCGGGCGAAATCGTCGTCGGTACCGTCAATGGTAAAGTCAAAGGCGGTCTGACCGTGTTGACCAACGGCATCCGCGCATTCCTGCCGGGCTCGCTGGTTGATACCCGTCCTGTCAAAGACACCACCCCATTCGAAGGCAAAACCCTCGAATTCAAAGTGATCAAGCTGGATCGCAAGCGTAACAACGTGGTTCTGTCCCGCCGCGCCGTCATCGAAGCTTCGATGGGCGAAGAGCGTCAGAAACTGATGGAAACGCTGAAAGAAGGCACGGTCGTGACCGGCGTCGTCAAAAATATCACCGACTACGGCGCGTTCGTGGATCTGGGCGGTATCGATGGCCTGCTGCACATCACCGACCTGGCATGGCGCCGTGTACGTCACCCGTCGGAAGTACTGACGGTTGGCCAGGAAATCACCGCCAAAGTCCTGAAATACGATCAAGAGAAAAACCGTGTTTCGCTGGGCGTGAAACAACTGGGCGACGATCCTTGGACCGGTCTGTCCCGTCGTTACCCACAAAGCACCCGTCTGTTCGGTAAAGTAACGAACCTGACCGACTACGGCGCGTTCGTTGAAGTGGAACAGGGTATCGAAGGTCTGGTACACGTTTCCGAAATGGACTGGACGAACAAAAACGTTGCTCCTAACAAAGTTGTCCAACTGGGCGACGAAGTAGAAGTGATGGTTCTGGAAATCGACGAAGAGCGTCGTCGTATCTCGCTGGGTATGAAACAGTGCAAAGCCAACCCTTGGGATGACTTTGGCGTAACCCACAAGAAGGGCGATAAAGTCCGCGGCGCGATCAAATCGATCACCGACTTCGGCGTGTTCATCGGCCTGGCCGGCAACATCGACGGTCTGGTGCATTTGTCCGACCTGTCCTGGACCGAAACCGGCGAAGAAGCCGTGCGTCGCTTCAAGAAAGGTGACGAACTGGAAGCCATCGTTCTGGCCATCGACGTTGAGCGCGAGCGCGTTTCCCTGGGCGTCAAGCAACTGGAAGGTGACCCATTCAACAACTTCGCAGCCATGAACGACAAAGGCTCGCTGGTAACCGGTACCGTTAAATCGGTTGAGCCTAAAGGCGCCGTGATCCAACTGTCCGAAGAAGTTGAAGGCTACCTGCGCGCTTCCGAAATCTCGCGCGACCGCGTTGAAGATGCTGGTACGCACCTGAAAGTCGGCGACACCGTTGAAGCAATGGTGCTGAACATCGACCGCAAAGCCCGTGGTATCCAACTGTCGATCAAAGCGAAAGACAACGTT